In Isosphaera pallida ATCC 43644, the sequence GCCCCGGTTCATCATCTCCTCAAGTCAACCAACCAGGGCAGCGCCCCTCCCTCGCCAATCGACATGGTTGCTAGCCCCGATCCTAGCAGGAAAAAACAGCAGTGCGATTGCCGCAAGGCCACCACCTCTCAATAATCCCCCGGCAACGGCGAACAACTCCATAGGCATGGCCAACTCGCGGAGTCCGGCCGAGTGGCTTCGCCTCACCCGCCTGGTCGCCCCTCGCGTCGGGGCCTGTCTTGAATCACGGGAGACCGTCAACCATGTGTTCCTTCATCAAGAAAACGGTGGTCGGATCGATCCTGGGCGTCGCCGCTCTGAGTCTGATCTTCGGAACTGCCACCCCTAGTTACCTTCGCGCCTTGCTGAGCAGTGCGCGTGACAACGTTAAGGCCAGCGTGCCGATCGAATTTGAGATCAACCGTCTGCGTCAGGAGATCCTCAACCTCGACGACATGATGCGGACCCAGATTTCGGTTGTGGTCGGTGAGGAGCAGGTCGTTGGCGAGCTCAAGGAGCAGCTGGCCGCGAACCGCGACCGGCTCGACCGCGAAGCGCAAGCGATCCAGGCGCTTCGCAAGACTTTCAGCGGCTCGGACGTCAAACTGACCTCGGGCACCCCTGCGTCGTTCAGCCCGGACGAGGTGGCCCGCGAATTGGAACGGCGGTTTAGCCAGTTCGAGCGTCTGGAACGAATCGTGGCTCAGCAGGAGCAAACCCTGGCCCGCCGTCAAGACCTGATTGCCCGCAGCTATGAGCAACTCCAGAACTTCAAAGTGAAGAAGCAGGAGTTGCTCTCGCGGATCGAAAGCGTCGAAGCTCAGCTCAAGGCCAACCGGGCCGCCGCCGAGCCAGTTGCCAACCCGGTCGATTCCTCGGCCCTGACCGCGATCGAAACCTCGATCCGCGACCTGGAAAAGCGGGTCGAACGCCAAGCTCGCGAGCAGGAAGTCATCAACCAGTATGTTGCCCCCGCCACCGTGGAACCCCGCCCGGCCTTCAACGACGTTCTGAAACGGCTCGACGACCGCTTCGGCAAGGTCGAATCCAGCTCGACCGACCTGTGACGCGACCTACCCCGGCTTCGAGTAGCGTGTGAGCGTGACGCAATCCGATGTTTGGACCGGACCCGAGGCGTGGCGGATCGGATCATCCCGGAACGAGGCTGGGCCGGTGACGCAACAACCGTCGCTGGTCCAGCCTTCTGCTCCCGCCGGCCCGTCACGCCTTTACGAAAGCTCAGACCTCGCATCCCGCGATTGGAACCTTCACTTTCGTTCGTTTGGCAAGGCGGGTCGATCACGCCTCCAGGTGGTCGGTCCGCATTGTTCCGCGCGCCGCGCTGGAGACTCGAAGTCACGGCCGCAACGCGACTAACCCGCAGAACCGCGCCGGTTCCGATCAGCGGAACGCAACCGCAGCGAGAACCAACCAAACATCAACGATGCGCGATCCCGATAAGTCTCAGCCGAGCCGACCTGCCCCCACCGATCTCCCCGGCTCCATCCAGGCGCGGCTGCCTGACCTCGCGTCGGCCCCAAAACCCAATCGGGGGTGGGGACGGGTCGTTCGATTCGTTGGGGTCACGGTGGCGCGGCCGCCAACCTGGCTTGATCGCGTTGTGGCCTTTCCCGTCCCGAACGAAACGAACAGTTCCCAAGTGAACTCGCCACTTAAGGATGGTCCTCAGATGTTGGGACGCTGGCGACTCGCACTGCGACAGGCGGAGGAGGCGGCCCGCGCGGGTCGCCTTGAGGAAGCCATCGGGTACACTTTGCCCGAGGATGTGGCCGATCACCGCCGCCTGATCCAACTCCGCGCCCGTCTGGTGGCTGACCTGGTTGGTCGCGCCCGGCGGCGTCTGGAGGCCGAGGATTTCGACGGCGCGATGGACGACTTGGCATTGGCCGAGAAAAGCGGAGCCCCCCCCGACGATCTGGCCCCGACCCGCTTGGCCATCGCCCGCCTGTTGGTACCCGGCTTGCGTCGAACCCTGGCCTCGGGCGACCCGGTCGCGGTGGCCGAACGTCTGGCCCATCTGGAACGCCGTCGGATCACCAGCTTAGAACTTGCCCGCCTCAAAGAGATCGCCTCGGTTTGGCATCGCGCATTGGCGGCAGCTCGTCGCGCAGAGTTCGCCGAAGCCCGCGACTTGCTTGACCGCGCCTTACGCCTGGTCCGCCTGGACCGCCCGATCTTCGTCTCTTCGCCGCTCGGCCAGTCGGGATCGGGATCGCCCCCTTCGCCACCCACCCCTACCACTTCCGCCACCCCCGCGGTCTGTTCGCTCGCCACGTCCGAGGATCTGAGTTTGGAGGCCCCCTCCGTCCATGCCTCGGGCGAGGACCCGATGGAGCAGGTGTTGCTGGCCACCCGCCGCGAGTGGGACCGCCGTTGCGAGACCCTGGCGACCCAGATCGAGACCCTGCGGGCCGCCCTGGCGGCTGAGCGTTGGATGGAAGCCGTGGTGACCGCCGAGGCAATCCTCGAACTGGCTCCGGACCACCCCACCGCTCGACAACACCGCGACCTAGCAGCGCGCATGGTGGGAGGAGCGGCAGAGGCGAGGGCGTCCTCGTCCGGCTCGCGTCCCCGCGGCTTCGAGGCGATCGGCAAGGCTCAGGTGGTTGAGGCCACCCGCGCCCGCTTGGGCCGAACCGACGTGTCTCCCCGGAGCGGACCCCACAGTTCGGACCCTACGCCCGGCTCGGGCGACACCTTCGAGATCCTCTGGCTGGACGAGACCCCCCGCCTTGTCCGCCCACGCGGACAACGTAGAGGTTATCCACACGATTGGGCGATTCCCGGCGGCGAGAGCGGTCTGCGCCCTACGATCGACCGTCACGGGCCTCATGGACGGTTGTTGCTCTGGGCCGATGGGGTCGGCGGCCATCTCGTCTGCTTGGACGATCATGTGGTGCTGGGCCGCGCCACACCGGACGGCTTGGCCGATGTGCCTCTCATTCCCCCGACCGCAACGGAGCCAGGCGTCCACGACGATTTGGCCGAGCAGCACGCGGTCCTGACCCGCGACGACGACACCCACTGGATCAAAGCGCTTCATCCCGTTCGGCTCAACGGTCGGCTAATCGAGTCCAGTCCGCTGAAGGATCGAGACCGCATCGTTCTAGGTCGGGGCGTGGAGTTGGAATACCGCAAACCCGACCCCCTCAGCGTTACAGCTCGGCTGCGCGTCGAGGGTCAGACCCGCCTGCCCCGATCGCTGCGGGGCGCGATCCTGATGGGCAATCACTGTCTCGTAGGAGGCGTTGGACAGGTCCACATCGAATCCGTCCCCCCCAGCCAACCCTGGACCCTGTACCGCCATGACGGGGTGTTGTGGTGCCGTTCGGACGAGGCGTTCCGAGTAGACGGCGGTCCGCCCACCCATCGCGCTCCCCTGACCACCTCCTCTACTGTGGTCGGCGATCTGTTTTCGCTCAAACTCGAGCCGCTCAAACCCCGCGCCGCCTTGACCTCATAACCTCATCCTGGTTTGGCGTGGATTGACGGTTCAATCACAGCGCGTCATCATGCGGGTTTGTTGGTCCGTCCGATTCCTCGATCGGACCGATCCCGACCACCTGGATGGACTAGACTCACCTCAGAAACACGAACCCTCAAGATTAGGCGCGGACTTCTTCCTTCCACACCCGGCCCGGTAGTCCGACGGTGGAGCGGCCTTGACCATGAACCCCAACCGTTCCAAGTCTCCCGGCTCGACACCCACCTACCCGGTGCCCGATCCGTTGGTCGTTGCCGACCACCGGACGCCGACGGTCGTTTGGAATCCGCCCTCGTCTCCCAACACGCCGGTCGGATCGAGCCGAGCCACTGCCTCTCATCCCTTTGTCCAGGATTTCGGCCTTACGATCTCCGACCGGCCCACCTCGGCCTCCGACGAGGAGGAGAGCGACCCGCCGTCCCCCCACCTGATCCCCAACCCAGCCCACGCTCATCCCGACTACCGATTCCGACCAGGCGATCGTCCCCTGGAGGATATCATCGTCCTCAAACCGATCGGTCGGGGTGGCTTCGGCGAAGTTTACCACGCTGTGTCCGAAGCCGGTCGGGAACTGGCTTTGAAATACGTTTCGCGCAATTTCGAGATCGAACGTCGCGGCGTGACCCGCTGCATGAACCTCAAGTGCCCGCATCTGGTCACAATCTTCGACGTCAAGCGCAATGCCGCCGGCCAATGGTTCGTGCTGATGGAGTACGTGGCCGGTCCCAGCCTGGAATCGCAGCTCAATCAGCACCCCAACGGCCTGCCCCGCCAGGAGATTCTCCGTTGGATGGACGGCCTGGCGACCGGTGTCGATTTTCTCCACCGCGCCGGGATCGTACATCGCGATCTCAAACCCGCCAACCTGTTTTGGGACGAGGGCACCGTCAAGATCGGCGACTATGGGCTGGCCAAGCAGATCCACAACACACAAACCGGAGGCCGGCGCGGGCATCGCCACTCTGAAGTGATCGGCACCTGTCACTACATGGCCCCCGAAATCGGCAAAGGGGATTACTCCCATCGGGTGGACATCTATGCGATGGGCGTGATCCTCTACGAGATGCTCACGGGGCGCGTTCCCTTCCACGGCGAAACTCAGCACGAGGTCATCCAACGCCACCTTTGCGACCTGCCCGATTTGGAACCGATTCCCGAGGAATACCGCGACGCGGTCGCCAGGGCGCTGCACAAAATCCCCAAACGCCGTCCCGAAACGGCGCGACAACTGGTCGAGGCAATCCGCATCAGCGCAACGCCATCAATTGCGCCAGCGTCCCCCCCAGAGATCGTCTTCGTGATTGAGGACGGACGACTGATCGCTCGTCCGTCGGAACGTCCCGCTCCCGACATCGACCTCGTGATCAACGACCAGGGCCAGGTGGTTTCACCCGAGTCGTCGCTCCTGCATCAGGAACTCCCCTTGGAGGAAGTGAGCAACGTGGCGACCCCGCCATTGCGATTGCGCCAAAACCAACCCGACGCGGTCTCCGCTCCCGCCGCGTCGTCGCCGCCAGCGCCTCCTCCTGCCCGACCGTCTCAGGCGTCGCCGCGTTATGGACGATTCCAACGGACGTTGCCCTCGATGTGGCTGCCACGGTGGTGGTCCTGGGCGCGGACGCATGGCCTAGGTTTGGTGTGGCGGATTGTCCGCAGCCGATCGCGGTTTAGGGCGAATTCGAGCCGCTCCCACATCGCAGATCGCTCGGCCCCGGTCAAGTCGGGCCAAGAGAACGATTCGGGCGTCCCGTCAGTGTGGGGGTGGATCGGCTGGTTCGGTTCGCGTCGCGGCGTTTCGCTGGGATCGGGGGGACGGTTCGGGTTGGTGACGGCGGGTTGGTACGACCTCATGCCGGCGTTGATCCTGGCACCGCTTCTTTGCGGCGCTCTGGTGCCGCCGGGCTTGGTGGTGACCGGCACCTCGTTGGGCGAAGCGCCCCAACGGGTCGCCTTCCTAGCATTGGCACCGCTGACGGCGGCTTGGATTTGGCTCATCCACGCAGGGTTCGGCAATAGACAGGCTCACCATCCCCTGCGATCGCTACGTCGTCTGGTGGACCTGACGGTGGCGGGGGCGGCCTGCGGAATGCTCATGGCCGTTTTCGCCCGGTTCACGCACCTGGACCTACCCGACCTGTGGCACTTCCCCGCGCTACTGGCCGACGTGGGGCCCTGGCGGGTTGAGGGAACCGATCGTCCGAGCGTTTGGGGATTCCTCGCCTATCACGCCGCGCTGTTTCCCGCGCTGGGGCTATGGAACCCGACCGGCTCGGGACGATCTAAACGGTTGCGTTGGGGTCCAATCGTGGGAGCCGCCCTGGTTGGTCTGGCTCTGGGCCATCTGCTGCCCTACCCCGAACCTTGGGGCCTGCTTCCAGCCGTTGGGGTCGCGGTGGTCGCCCAGGTGGTTCGTCCCCGAGTTTGATTGGACCGCGGTTCACACACATAACACATCATTTGATCGAGTGACCTCTCATCCAAGATTTCCAACAGGACGACGCCTTTTCGAGGTCTCCCCCACCCGCGTTCACATCTGTGTTGGATTGGAGATGCTGCAATGAGTGTCTGTCTTCACCCCTTGATTGGACTGCTGAGTTGGGCGGTGATTGGCCCCCAAGGGTGGATGGAGACGCACGCATGGTCTCAACATCCATCCCCGCCGGGCGGGACCGAGGCGTCGGTCGTCCCACGACCAACCGACGCTCTGCCCGCTTGGTGGTTCCGCAACCAAGGCCAGGAGGCGTCCTGCGTCCTGCCCCAACCCAACGACGACGATGGCGGATTCACCGTGCTGGGCCGCCCCGCGGTGGATCGGGTCGAAGCGCGTCGTCACGCCGAGACGGCCGCCCGTGACGTGCTCACCCGTTGGCTTATCGCCAAGGGCCGCCCGCATCTGGCCGCTTGGGACTTTCCCGAAACAATGTGGCGGGCCATCCTCATGGACGAAGTGTGTCAGGTGATTCCCAACGACCCGGCAAGCCTGGTTTACGAAGAGGCCCCCTCGCTGGTGCAAGCCGGCTTCCGTCTGGACCTTTCCTCGGGTATGCTAGCTCGTCTGGAGCAAGCTCACGCTGAGTGGCGAATGCAACGGCGTTGGATTCACACGGCGGGCGTGGCGGGATTCCTGGTGGTGGGCTTCCTCCTCCACCGACTTGCCAATCGATTCGACGACCTCACCCGCGGCTACTTCAGTTGGCCAATCCGCGCGGTTTGGCTCATCGGCACCCTTGTCTGCGGCGCGGTGATCGCCTATGGGCTTTCCTGAGCCGGCGACCTCCTCACCGAACCACGTCCAATCCGGGCCAGCGACGCAGATCCCAAGGCGATCCGATCATGGCTGACCAAACCGACCTATTGCTGGTGGAACAACTTCGCGCCGGGAACGAACTGGCCTTCGAGCAGTTGGTCGATCGCTACCAAGGGCGTCTCTTGGCCTTCGCTCGTCGCAAGCTGCACAACGCCAACGCCGCCGACGACGTGGTGCAAAACACCTTTGTAGGGTTTCTCGTCAGCCTGCCCAACTACGACGAAACCCGCACGGCTCTGGAAAGCTACATTTTCTCGATCGCCGCCCACAAGATCCAAGACTACATCCGAGCCGAAGGCCGTCGCCCGGTCAAACAGTTCGGCTCTACTGACGACGGCCGCCCCATTGACGAAGTGCCCGGCGACTTCCGACCCGCCTCCAGCGTGATGCGCAGCGATGAACGCCGCGACCGTGAGGAACGATTTCTGGCCGAGACCCTCGGCAAACTCATCCGCGACTGGGTAGCCAAACGCGAATTCACCCGGCTCAAATGCGTGGAGCTGATGCTCGTCAACGGCCGCCCCAACAAGGAGGTCGCCGCCCTTCTCGGGCTCACCGAGCAGGCGGTCGCCAGCTTCAAACACCAAGTCAAAACCAAACTGACCGAAGAAGCCCGCAAAGCCGGCGTCGCCGCCGACCATCTGCTTGGCGAGGCCGAACCAACGTGACGCAGCACGCCTCGCTTCACGCTCGTAACGAGGGCACCAGAGGCAGTGATGACACTGGGGCACCTTGACCAAACGGATGCGTTGATTGGCCTATTCGATCTTAACTCGTTTCGGTTTCGGTTCAGGATGGAGCGCCCGCCTCATGGCCACCGACCCTCCCCGTGCGATTGACGAGGCGATGCTGCGCGACTTCCTGGCAGATCGGTTGCCCCAGGCGGAGATGGCCCGAGTGGAACGGGCGCTTCGGGAATCGGCTCAACTCAACGCCCTGTGTCAAAAGATTCGACTGGAACGTGAAGGGATCGACCCGCTGGCCCACAGCCTGGGGGCGATCTGGATTCGCCACCGCCTCACCTGCCCCACCCGCAGTCAGTGGAGCTCCTACCTGCTGGGTCTGCTGGAAGACGACCTGGCCGACTACATGACGTTTCATCTCAATGTCGTCGGCTGCGAGGTATGTCGCGCCAACTACGACGATCTGCGCGATCTGGCCGCTCGGGCCGCCGGCAGCGATCAACCCTTTCGAGCGCTGCGCGACCGGATTCTTCGCACCGGTCGCAATCTTCTGCCTTCCGAATCCGATGGGGAGTAAGTTTGTGAACGTGAGGAACTGACCTTCCCCCGCGTCCCGTTTCGCCTCCGTTGGCCACCGCATAGCGTTCGACTCTTCCACGTCCGGACGGTCCGCATTGCATGGCCGGTTCGATTTCGCTTTGGTTTGTGGTTCCGGTTCGCCAGCCTCGTTCCTCCACCCGATCCGATCCGATCCGAGACCGCCCTTCGTATGAACAACCTTGTCACCGTGGACCTCGGAGACCGCTCCTACGAGATTCGTCTGACCGCCCAGACGCGGTTCGAGGAGTTTCTGGCCGCGTTCCGAACCGACCTGAGACGAACTTGGGCGGGTCGCTCCTGCCGCAAGGTGATGGTGGTCACCGACCGCATGGTCGAACCGCTGGCCCGCGTGTTTGCGGATGCTCTGGCCTCGGCCGATTTCGAGACCCGTCTGATCGCCGTTGAGCCAGGCGAGGGATCCAAGTCACGCGAGGGACTCAACTGCCTTCACGACGCCCTGATTGACTTCCGAGCCGATCGGCACACCACTGTGCTGGCGGTGGGAGGGGGGGTGGTGGGCGACCTCGCGGGCTTCGCGGCCGCCACCTACGCCCGCGGTCTGCCCCTGTTCATGATCCCCACCTCGCTGCTGGCTCAGGTCGATAGCGCGGTGGGCGGCAAAGTGGCAATCAACCACCCCAAGGCCAAGAATATTCTAGGAGCGTTTCATCAACCCATCGGTGTTTGGATCGACCTCAGCCACTTGAGGAGTCTACCGCCCCGCCAGCTGCGTTGCGGCCTGGCCGAGGTGGTCAAGCATGGGGTGATCCTCGACCCCGACCTGTTCGAGTTCGTTGAACGCCACGTCGCCGACTTGTTGGCGCTAGACCCCCACGCCCTGACGCGGGTGGTGGCCGATTCCTGTCGTCTCAAGGCTGGTGTGGTCACCCGCGACGAACGCGAGGAGACCGGGTTGCGGGCGATCCTCAACTTCGGCCACACCGTGGGTCACGCCGTCGAGGCGGTGGCCGGCTACGGCGGCGATCTCCCGCACGGCGAGGCGGTCGCCATCGGCATGGTGGCCGAGGCCGAACTTGCTCGACGTCTCGGCTGGGTCGGACCGGACTTGCCAGCCCGCGTGGCGGCCCTGTGCGTAGCGCTGGGGCTGCCCATCCGCGCGCCGGGACTGTCGTTAGACCTAGTAAGGACCGCCATGACCCTGGATAAAAAAAATCAGGCCGGACGGGTCCGCTTCGTGCTACCGCGTCGCCTCGGTCTGGTTGAAGTCACCGACGAGGTCAGCGACGACCTGCTGAACTCGGTGCTGGAGGAGGTGGTGCGGCCATGACCGGAATCGCCTCCGCCGAACCCTCGATGGATTGGGACCAGACACGTTGCGACCTGGTTCGGCTCAACATGGTGCCCGGCGTGGGGGCCGTAACCCTGGCAGCGCTGCTGGAACGGTTTGGCGACCCCTCCTCCATCCTCCGGGCTTCGGCCCACGACTTGCAGGGCATCCCCCACGTCGGTCCCAAAGTGATCGACGGGTTGCGTTCCGCCCTCCGGACCATCGACGTGGAGGAGGAACTCGACCTTTGTCGTCGGT encodes:
- a CDS encoding FHA domain-containing protein; this encodes MNSPLKDGPQMLGRWRLALRQAEEAARAGRLEEAIGYTLPEDVADHRRLIQLRARLVADLVGRARRRLEAEDFDGAMDDLALAEKSGAPPDDLAPTRLAIARLLVPGLRRTLASGDPVAVAERLAHLERRRITSLELARLKEIASVWHRALAAARRAEFAEARDLLDRALRLVRLDRPIFVSSPLGQSGSGSPPSPPTPTTSATPAVCSLATSEDLSLEAPSVHASGEDPMEQVLLATRREWDRRCETLATQIETLRAALAAERWMEAVVTAEAILELAPDHPTARQHRDLAARMVGGAAEARASSSGSRPRGFEAIGKAQVVEATRARLGRTDVSPRSGPHSSDPTPGSGDTFEILWLDETPRLVRPRGQRRGYPHDWAIPGGESGLRPTIDRHGPHGRLLLWADGVGGHLVCLDDHVVLGRATPDGLADVPLIPPTATEPGVHDDLAEQHAVLTRDDDTHWIKALHPVRLNGRLIESSPLKDRDRIVLGRGVELEYRKPDPLSVTARLRVEGQTRLPRSLRGAILMGNHCLVGGVGQVHIESVPPSQPWTLYRHDGVLWCRSDEAFRVDGGPPTHRAPLTTSSTVVGDLFSLKLEPLKPRAALTS
- a CDS encoding serine/threonine-protein kinase; amino-acid sequence: MNPNRSKSPGSTPTYPVPDPLVVADHRTPTVVWNPPSSPNTPVGSSRATASHPFVQDFGLTISDRPTSASDEEESDPPSPHLIPNPAHAHPDYRFRPGDRPLEDIIVLKPIGRGGFGEVYHAVSEAGRELALKYVSRNFEIERRGVTRCMNLKCPHLVTIFDVKRNAAGQWFVLMEYVAGPSLESQLNQHPNGLPRQEILRWMDGLATGVDFLHRAGIVHRDLKPANLFWDEGTVKIGDYGLAKQIHNTQTGGRRGHRHSEVIGTCHYMAPEIGKGDYSHRVDIYAMGVILYEMLTGRVPFHGETQHEVIQRHLCDLPDLEPIPEEYRDAVARALHKIPKRRPETARQLVEAIRISATPSIAPASPPEIVFVIEDGRLIARPSERPAPDIDLVINDQGQVVSPESSLLHQELPLEEVSNVATPPLRLRQNQPDAVSAPAASSPPAPPPARPSQASPRYGRFQRTLPSMWLPRWWSWARTHGLGLVWRIVRSRSRFRANSSRSHIADRSAPVKSGQENDSGVPSVWGWIGWFGSRRGVSLGSGGRFGLVTAGWYDLMPALILAPLLCGALVPPGLVVTGTSLGEAPQRVAFLALAPLTAAWIWLIHAGFGNRQAHHPLRSLRRLVDLTVAGAACGMLMAVFARFTHLDLPDLWHFPALLADVGPWRVEGTDRPSVWGFLAYHAALFPALGLWNPTGSGRSKRLRWGPIVGAALVGLALGHLLPYPEPWGLLPAVGVAVVAQVVRPRV
- a CDS encoding RNA polymerase sigma factor, translated to MADQTDLLLVEQLRAGNELAFEQLVDRYQGRLLAFARRKLHNANAADDVVQNTFVGFLVSLPNYDETRTALESYIFSIAAHKIQDYIRAEGRRPVKQFGSTDDGRPIDEVPGDFRPASSVMRSDERRDREERFLAETLGKLIRDWVAKREFTRLKCVELMLVNGRPNKEVAALLGLTEQAVASFKHQVKTKLTEEARKAGVAADHLLGEAEPT
- the aroB gene encoding 3-dehydroquinate synthase, which encodes MNNLVTVDLGDRSYEIRLTAQTRFEEFLAAFRTDLRRTWAGRSCRKVMVVTDRMVEPLARVFADALASADFETRLIAVEPGEGSKSREGLNCLHDALIDFRADRHTTVLAVGGGVVGDLAGFAAATYARGLPLFMIPTSLLAQVDSAVGGKVAINHPKAKNILGAFHQPIGVWIDLSHLRSLPPRQLRCGLAEVVKHGVILDPDLFEFVERHVADLLALDPHALTRVVADSCRLKAGVVTRDEREETGLRAILNFGHTVGHAVEAVAGYGGDLPHGEAVAIGMVAEAELARRLGWVGPDLPARVAALCVALGLPIRAPGLSLDLVRTAMTLDKKNQAGRVRFVLPRRLGLVEVTDEVSDDLLNSVLEEVVRP